The proteins below come from a single Aspergillus oryzae RIB40 DNA, chromosome 5 genomic window:
- a CDS encoding uncharacterized protein (predicted protein), translated as MSDDNDDREAFPLRIRDSRLESTGDVPTGYIADGLSDPDSEWVSPNKRRCQSRQSRRGPSSVSPDHPIRRPITENPMAKARINGTDTHSRSASIKSPGDLSGEFSQTHHQSDSNQILNESPQIPNANLTQGAMASEPVSNESRESLSHEQKMVGGHSAVAGGIESTGIILQPETHPITEDQLANEVRGIYAGLVMVEKKCIDIVKQQFVQESELSHQQWQALIALHRTLLQEHHDFFMASQHPSANLALRKSSEKYNVPARMWRYGIQTFLELLHRRLPDSLEHMLTFIYLAYSMLTLLLETVPAFEETWIECLGDLSRYGVVIEERGLLDHEIWVGIARYWYNKAVDKNPDVGRIQHHLGVLARPDIVQQLFYYTKSLVSVRPFPRTRVSILRFFSPLLQGPRVIGYPHVTTAFVSAHGFLFAQATAVHFIKSADEFLSSLEKYIPRVGVTFRMQGVYLTSSNFAAMLEYSNSDSLLCAEYHQVATENPKPFESLSAAEDPVTSARQAVTSLLTLGAQKDPSQLAYGSCLAFETFSVMLEHVNNMNLFPALHTSLAFLWCLSYTASGMKCVEAVVPWNRIVIFLNMIIQPSFLQRLVQGWLTSLDEFDFNLIEGTEFPISNETSWLPEDFLIRGQLWSQGYYPSSFFENCPSDEDGRNVERESLSISRMYRCLWLGVRLAKFNRWITYDPDSRQFSVTPFALELETALKSETISELEKMDETKSGSTLYLVRHRFQLPGLQDGVPCPPSTG; from the exons ATGAGCGACGATAATGATGATCGGGAAGCTTTTCCTTTACGAATCCGAGATTCC AGACTTGAGTCTACTGGTGATGTTCCGACTGGTTATATCGCGGATGGTCTAAGCGATCCAGATAGCGAATGGGTATCTCCGAACAAGAGGCGTTGTCAGTCACGGCAAAGCAGACGGGGGCCGTCCAGCGTCTCTCCCGATCATCCAATCCGCAGGCCAATAACAGAAAATCCAATGGCAAAGGCCCGCATTAACGGAACCGATACCCACTCTCGTAGTGCTTCTATCAAATCGCCGGGCGATCTCAGTGGGGAATTTTCACAAACGCACCACCAAAGTGACTCCAACCAGATTTTGAATGAAAGCCCGCAAATACCGAATGCGAACCTTACACAGGGCGCTATGGCTTCCGAGCCTGTATCAAACGAATCTAGAGAGAGTTTGAGCCATGAACAGAAGATGGTTGGAGGGCACTCTGCGGTAGCTGGAGGTATAGAATCAACTGGGATCATCTTACAGCCAGAAACTCATCCTATAACAGAAGATCAATTAGCCAATGAGGTTCGAGGAATCTACGCCGGGCTCGTCatggtggaaaagaagtgtATCGACATTGTCAAGCAACAATTTGTACAGGAAAGCGAGTTGTCCCATCAACAATGGCAAGCCTTGATCGCCTTACATCGAACCTTACTCCAAGAGCATCACGATTTTTTCATGGCCTCGCAACATCCGTCGGCTAACCTAGCGTTGAGGAAATCATCCGAAAAGTACAATGTTCCAGCTCGTATGTGGCGCTACGGAATCCAGACATTTTTAGAATTATTACACCGTCGACTTCCCGATTCCCTCGAGCACATGCTGACGTTCATTTATCTGGCTTACTCAATGTTGACACTGCTGTTAGAGACCGTCCCGGCATTTGAAGAAACATGGATCGAGTGCCTTGGGGACTTGTCAAGATATGGGGTTGTTATTGAAGAACGTGGCTTGCTAGATCATGAGATCTGGGTTGGAATAGCAAGATATTGGTACAACAAGGCAGTAGATAAGAACCCTGATGTCGGCAGGATCCAACATCATCTCGGGGTTCTAGCCCGGCCTGATATTGTCCAACAGCTGTTTTACTACACGAAATCCCTGGTTAGTGTGCGTCCATTCCCACGCACCAGGGTAAGTATCCTGCGCTTCTTTAGCCCGCTCTTGCAAGGCCCAAGAGTAATTGGCTACCCCCATGTTACGACTGCCTTTGTGTCCGCCCATGGCTTTCTATTTGCGCAAGCTACTGCAGTTCATTTTATTAAATCAGCGGATGAGTTCTTGTCTTCCCTGGAAAAGTATATTCCCCGTGTGGGCGTGACTTTCAGAATGCAGGGAGTTTACCTCACATCTTCTAATTTTGCGGCAATGCTAGAATACAGTAACAGTGATTCTCTCCTATGCGCTGAATATCACCAAGTGGCTACCGAGAATCCAAAGCCATTTGAGAGCCTCTCTGCTGCTGAAGACCCCGTCACAAGTGCTCGTCAGGCTGTGACTAGTCTCCTCACCCTTGGGGCTCAGAAGGATCCCTCCCAGTTGGCTTATGGGTCTTGCCTTGCTTTTGAGACGTTCTCCGTTATGCTTGAACATGTTAACAACATGAATCTATTCCCCGCACTCCATACATCTCTGGCATTCCTATGGTGTCTGTCCTATACCGCGTCTGGTATGAAATGTGTTGAAGCCGTAGTTCCTTGGAACCGAattgtcatcttcctcaatatgATCATTCAACCGAGCTTTCTTCAGAGACTGGTTCAGGGTTGGTTGACCTCGCTGGACGAATTTGACTTCAACTTGATCGAGGGGACCGAATTCCCTATTTCTAATGAAACAAGTTGGCTTCCGGAAGACTTCCTCATTCGTGGCCAGCTCTGGAGCCAAGGTTATTATCCTTCGTCGTTCTTTGAGAACTGTCCTTCCGATGAAGATGGGCGGAATGTCGAACGAGAGTCCCTGAGTATCTCTAGAATGTACCGGTGTCTCTGGTTGGGTGTGAGGCTGGCGAAG TTCAATCGTTGGATAACCTACGACCCTGATTCGCGGCAGTTCTCTGTGACGCCATTCGCTCTGGAACTCGAGACAGCTCTGAAATCCGAGACAATCTCGGAACTCGAGAAGATGGATGAAACAAAATCAGGTAGTACTTTATACCTAGTAAGGCATAGGTTCCAGTTGCCTGGCCTACAAGACGGCGTACCGTGTCCCCCGTCAACAGGTTAG
- a CDS encoding uncharacterized protein (predicted protein), translating into MSYNNRDNDFGSSQSGGYGGNDSYGSRQGNDSYGSSGVGSDSYGSSSRSGNSGLGGSDSYNSSSRSGGNDSYGSSGNNNSSYGSSDRDNYGSSNDSYGSSNRKDNDSYGSSHNTSSSKQHGNDSYGSKKDSYGSSTDSYGSGSKNDSYGSSRDNDNDSYGSKKDNYGSSSGSYGSKNDNSYGSSGDSYGSKNDNSYGSKNESSYGSKSDSYGSSRRDNDNDNSYSSNKDSYGSSNDSYGSKNDSYGSKNDNSYGSKNESSYGSNNDSYGSSRRDNDNSYGSSGSRGSNRDNDNSYGSSGDSYGSKNDSYGSSRRDNDSSSYGSSGNNYGSKNDNYGSSGSNNRSDSYESSGRSGYGNSGY; encoded by the exons ATGTCTTACAACAACCGCGACAATGACTTC GGCTCCAGCCAGTCTGGCGGTTATGGTGGAAATGATAGCTATGGC TCTCGCCAGGGCAATGACTCTTACGGA TCCTCCGGTGTAGGAAGTGACTCGTACGGT TCCTCAAGCCGCTCAGGAAACTCTGGCCTCGGCGGTTCTGATTCCTACAACTCATCCAGCCGTTCCGGAGGAAACGACTCCTATGGCTCCTCCGGTAACAACAACAGCTCCTATGGCTCGTCCGACCGGGACAACTACGGTTCTTCCAACGATTCTTACGGTTCCAGTAACCGCAAGGACAACGACTCCTACGGCTCGAGCCACAATACCAGCAGCTCCAAGCAGCACGGCAACGATTCCTACGGTTCGAAGAAGGACAGCTATGGTTCTTCCACCGATTCCTATGGATCGGGCTCGAAGAATGATAGCTACGGCTCTAGCCGTGATAATGACAATGACTCCTATGGCTCAAAGAAGGATAACTATGGCTCCTCTAGTGGCTCATATGGCTCCAAGAATGACAACAGCTACGGATCCTCTGGCGATTCCTATGGTTCTAAGAACGACAACAGCTACGGGTCTAAGAACGAGAGTAGCTATGGTTCCAAGAGCGATAGCTACGGTTCTAGCCGTCGTGACAACGACAACGACAACTCTTATAGCTCTAATAAGGATAGCTACGGCTCTTCTAATGACTCCTATGGCTCCAAGAACGACTCTTACGGATCTAAGAATGACAACAGCTACGGTTCTAAGAACGAGAGTAGCTATGGCTCCAATAATGACAGCTACGGTTCCAGCCGTCGTGACAACGACAACTCATATGGCTCCTCTGGCTCTCGCGGCTCCAACCGTGATAACGACAACAGCTACGGATCCTCCGGAGACTCCTACGGTTCCAAGAATGATAGCTATGGTTCTAGCCGTCGGGACAATGATAGCAGCTCTTACGGATCTTCTGGTAACAACTATGGCTCGAAGAATGATAACTATGGATCTTCAGGCTCTAACAACCGGAGTGACTCGTACGAGTCCAGTGGGCGCTCTGGATACGGTAACTCTGGTTACTAG
- a CDS encoding uncharacterized protein (permease of the major facilitator superfamily) gives MSNKGEEKTTTRRAAKTVEEKYADVTLRIIEDHGDEFGPLSPEKEKKLRRKLYLNIMVLLSAINIVLFIDKSTLGYAAILGLFEETGISKKQYNDLNTVFYIVIRGYLAAQWPGHYLMQRLPFGKFVSVIVFLWAAVIFLHCVATKFAGLVVLRLALGAVEAVIVPAMEMTIGMFFNRQEQSFLQPILWVTCQGAPIVAGFIAYGLLYSHSAVLPWKLFMIVTGGVTFFLSIWVWFCYPSNPAEARFLTLEEKVHVIRRVHDSSQSSIEQKRFKRSQFVETLRDPVSWLFALQAFTLMYSNNLTYGQQNLLTTSLGVSQLGSTLVAVAGGGFGVVLCIVATFVLKWFPKYLAIHGLFWCIPAIAGGIGMVAIPWDNKLALLACMLLAGHTYGITYIIALGWTTSSAAGYTKKLTRNVMFMLGYSVGNLVSPQIWVPSAAPRYYGAWVSMIVISWAGTPAILCIIWFILARRNEERRKWIAELSDSEREEGCVEQLDENGQIVRRKVDLAMLDLTDLENKFFIYPL, from the exons ATGAGCAAcaagggagaagagaaaaccaCGACTCGAAGAGCAGCAAAaactgttgaagagaaaTACGCAGATGTCACATTACGCATTATCGAAGACCATGGGGATGAATTCGGGCCCCTAAGTcctgagaaggagaaaaagttgCGCCGGAAGTTGTATTTGAATATTATGGTCCTGCTTTCTGCGATTAATATTGTACTGTTT ATAGACAAGTCTACGCTTGGTTACGCAGCGATTCTTGGGCTTTTCGAGGAGACAGGCATTTCTAAAAAGCAGTACAACGATTTGAATACAGTGTTCTATATCG TTATTCGAGGCTACCTTGCCGCACAATGGCCCGGGCACTATCTAATGCAACGTCTACCCTTCGGAAAGTTTGTCAGTGTCATCGTCTTTCTATGGGCAGCTGTTATTTTCCTTCATTGCGTGGCGACCAAGTTCGCCGGTCTAGTAGTCCTCCGACTTGCCCTCGGTGCAGTGGAGGCAGTCATTGTACCCGCGATGGAAATGACTATCGGCATGTTCTTCAACCGTCAAGAACAATCCTTCCTCCAGCCCATTCTCTGGGTGACTTGCCAAGGAGCTCCCATCGTTGCAGGTTTCATCGCATACGGTTTGCTCTACAGCCATAGCGCAGTTCTTCCTTGGAAGCTCTTTATGATCGTCACCGGTGGAGtcaccttctttctctccatctgGGTTTGGTTCTGCTACCCAAGCAATCCTGCCGAAGCTCGGTTCCTGACTTTGGAAGAAAAAGTGCACGTTATTCGCCGAGTGCACGACTCCAGCCAGAGCTCGATCGAACAGAAGCGGTTCAAGAGATCTCAGTTCGTTGAAACTCTGCGTGACCCTGTATCTTGGCTCTTCGCGCTACAAGCTTTCACTCTGATGTACTCAAATAATCTTACCTATGGCCAACAGAATCTTCTCACAACTTCTCTCGGTGTTTCCCAACTTGGTTCCACGCTCGTCGCTGTGGCAGGAGGCGGCTTCGGTGTCGTACTTTGTATCGTTGCCACCTTCGTACTAAAATGGTTCCCAAAGTACCTAGCGATCCATGGACTTTTCTGGTGTATCCCTGCTATCGCGGGCGGAATCGGCATGGTGGCGATCCCCTGGGACAACAAACTCGCGCTCTTAGCCTGTATGCTTCTAGCGGGACATACGTACGGTATCACCTATATCATCGCACTCGGCTGGACGACGTCCTCTGCAGCTGGATACACCAAGAAGCTCACACGCAACGTGATGTTCATGCTCGGCTACAGCGTCGGCAACCTCGTATCACCGCAGATCTGGGTACCCAGTGCTGCACCCAGATACTACGGTGCATGGGTATCCATGATAGTGATTAGTTGGGCAGGGACGCCTGCTATCTTATGTATCATTTGGTTTATTCTAGCGCGTCGAAACGAGGAACGGAGAAAGTGGATTGCGGAATTGAGTGACAGTGAGCGTGAGGAGGGTTGTGTGGAAcagctggatgagaatgggCAGATCGTCCGAAGGAAGGTTGACCTTGCGATGCTGGATTTGACTGATCTGGAGAATAAGTTCTTTATTTACCCGCTCTAG